One Eubalaena glacialis isolate mEubGla1 chromosome 11, mEubGla1.1.hap2.+ XY, whole genome shotgun sequence DNA segment encodes these proteins:
- the NEUROD4 gene encoding neurogenic differentiation factor 4 gives MAKTYVKPKEMTELVNTPSWMDKGPASQNEIKEEERRPAAYGMLGSLAEEHDSIEEEEEEEEDGEKPKRRGPKKKKMTKARLERFRARRVKANARERTRMHGLNDALDNLRRVMPCYSKTQKLSKIETLRLARNYIWALSEVLETGQTPEGKGFVEMLCKGLSQPTSNLVAGCLQLGSQSVLLEKCEEKSPICDSAISVHNFNYQSPGLPSPPYGHMETHLINLKPPVFKSLGESSFGSHPPDCSTPPYEGALTPPLSISGNFSLKQDGSPDLDKSYSFMPHYPSASLSSGHVHSTPFQAGTPRYDVPIDMSYDSYPHHGIGAQLNTIFTD, from the coding sequence ATGGCAAAAACTTATGTGAAACCCAAGGAGATGACAGAGTTGGTGAACACACCATCTTGGATGGACAAAGGTCCGGCTTCTCAGAATGAGataaaggaggaggagagaagaccaGCTGCTTATGGGATGCTTGGCAGCTTAGCTGAAGAGCATGACAGTattgaggaggaagaagaggaggaagaagatgggGAAAAGCCTAAGAGAAGAGGTcccaagaaaaagaagatgacGAAAGCTCGCCTTGAGAGATTCAGGGCTCGAAGAGTCAAGGCTAATGCTAGGGAACGGACCCGGATGCACGGCCTGAACGATGCCCTGGACAACCTGAGGAGGGTCATGCCGTGCTACTCTAAGACCCAAAAGCTCTCCAAGATAGAGACTCTTAGACTGGCCAGGAACTATATTTGGGCGTTGTCTGAGGTCCTAGAAACTGGGCAGACACCTGAAGGGAAGGGCTTTGTGGAGATGCTCTGTAAAGGGCTCTCTCAGCCCACAAGCAACCTGGTGGCTGGATGCCTCCAGTTGGGTTCTCAGTCTGTCCTCCTGGAGAAGTGTGAGGAGAAATCTCCTATTTGTGACTCTGCCATCTCTGTCCACAACTTCAACTATCAGTCTCCTGGGCTCCCCAGCCCTCCTTATGGCCATATGGAAACACATCTTATTAATCTCAAACCCCCAGTATTCAAGAGTTTGGGAGAATCATCCTTTGGGAGCCACCCACCTGACTGCAGTACACCACCTTATGAGGGCGCACTTACTCCACCCCTGAGCATCAGTGGGAACTTCTCCTTGAAGCAAGATGGCTCCCCTGACCTGGATAAATCCTACAGTTTCATGCCACATTACCCCTCTGCTAGTCTAAGCTCAGGGCATGTACATTCAACTCCCTTTCAGGCTGGTACCCCCCGCTATGATGTTCCCATAGATATGTCCTATGATTCCTACCCCCATCATGGCATTGGGGCCCAACTCAATACAATCTTCACTGATTAG